In Stenotrophomonas sp. 610A2, one DNA window encodes the following:
- the hisD gene encoding histidinol dehydrogenase, translated as MNILDWNALDANAQARALTRPVQTVASQTRDSVAGLIEQVRTRGDAALCEITQRFDGIAPERFEVGEAEFAAAELAVSAELRIAMQQAADRIDTFHRAGMAQPYSVETAPGVVCEKVIRPITRVGLYVPAGSAPLPSTALMLGVPAKLAGCREVVLCTPPRKDGTADPAVLVAARLTGVHRVFKIGGAQAIAAMAYGTESVPSCDKLFGPGNSFVTEAKQQVAQAGAAAIDMPAGPSEVLVIADAGANPAFVAADLLSQAEHGPDSQVLLLSDDAAMIAAVQEQVEAQVAQLSREAIARQALGASLLIKVDSIAQAFEISNRYAPEHLILALRQPRQWLDKVEAAGSVFLGDYTPEALGDYCSGTNHVLPTAGAARAYSGVSVASYQNQISVQAASREGIAGIGPCALTLARAEGLGAHANAVALRLGVAP; from the coding sequence ATGAATATCCTCGATTGGAACGCGCTCGACGCCAATGCACAGGCGCGCGCTCTGACCCGTCCAGTACAGACTGTTGCTTCGCAGACCCGCGATTCCGTCGCTGGCTTGATCGAGCAGGTGCGCACGCGTGGCGACGCTGCGTTGTGCGAGATCACCCAGCGCTTCGATGGCATCGCACCGGAGCGTTTTGAAGTTGGCGAAGCAGAATTCGCCGCTGCCGAACTGGCGGTGTCGGCAGAACTGCGCATCGCCATGCAGCAGGCCGCAGATCGCATCGATACCTTTCATCGCGCCGGCATGGCCCAGCCCTACAGCGTGGAAACCGCACCGGGCGTGGTCTGCGAAAAGGTCATTCGCCCGATTACGCGAGTTGGTTTGTACGTCCCGGCAGGCAGCGCCCCGTTACCGTCCACTGCATTGATGCTTGGTGTTCCCGCCAAGTTGGCAGGTTGCCGCGAAGTGGTGCTGTGCACGCCGCCGCGCAAGGACGGCACGGCCGACCCCGCAGTACTGGTTGCCGCGCGCCTGACTGGCGTGCACCGCGTGTTCAAGATTGGCGGTGCGCAGGCAATTGCCGCCATGGCATATGGCACTGAATCGGTGCCGTCCTGCGACAAGCTGTTCGGTCCAGGCAACAGCTTCGTCACCGAAGCCAAGCAGCAGGTGGCCCAGGCAGGCGCTGCTGCCATCGATATGCCTGCCGGTCCGTCGGAAGTGCTGGTGATCGCCGATGCCGGTGCCAATCCTGCGTTTGTCGCTGCCGATTTGCTGTCGCAGGCCGAGCACGGCCCGGATTCGCAGGTACTGCTGCTCAGTGACGATGCAGCGATGATTGCCGCCGTACAGGAGCAGGTCGAAGCACAGGTCGCACAGCTCAGTCGCGAGGCGATTGCGCGTCAAGCGCTGGGTGCATCGCTGCTGATCAAGGTTGATTCGATTGCGCAGGCATTCGAGATTTCCAACCGCTATGCGCCCGAGCACCTGATTCTCGCCCTGCGCCAGCCGCGTCAGTGGCTGGACAAGGTGGAAGCGGCCGGCTCGGTGTTCCTCGGCGATTACACGCCCGAGGCGCTGGGTGACTATTGCTCTGGCACCAATCACGTGTTGCCGACCGCCGGCGCGGCCCGCGCTTACAGCGGCGTCAGCGTCGCCAGCTACCAGAACCAGATCAGCGTGCAGGCAGCCAGTCGCGAAGGAATTGCCGGTATCGGCCCGTGCGCGCTGACCCTGGCGCGTGCCGAAGGTCTGGGCGCGCATGCCAATGCGGTAGCGCTGCGGCTGGGAGTTGCACCGTGA
- the hisC gene encoding histidinol-phosphate transaminase: protein MSVLDLVREDLRDFGGYSSARSAKLQGDVWLNANESAWANPGDADASCRRYPDPQPQALRERLGSLYGCQSEQLLIGRGSDEAIDLLVRALCEPGRDAVLYTPPVFGMYAVSARLQNAPALEVPLLDTDQGLVADIDAIIAKAKQGNAKLVFLCSPSNPGGLSIPLQQVQAVAEALRGQALVVVDEAYGEFADEPSATTLMDRFDNIAVLRTLSKAHALAAARIGSVIADAALIAVLRCCQAPYPVPAPCSTLALAGLDDAALGQTRARIATVRSERSRLCIALSAQHGVRHVYASDANFLLVRFNDADAAFQALLQAGVVVRDQRAAPQLQDALRITLGTPEQNDRVLDALATLELTA, encoded by the coding sequence GTGAGCGTGCTTGATCTGGTGCGCGAAGATCTGCGTGATTTTGGCGGCTACTCCTCGGCGCGCAGCGCCAAGCTGCAGGGTGATGTCTGGCTCAACGCAAATGAATCGGCCTGGGCGAATCCTGGCGACGCAGATGCCAGCTGCCGTCGTTACCCGGATCCCCAGCCGCAGGCCTTGCGCGAGCGTCTGGGCAGCTTGTATGGCTGCCAGTCCGAGCAGCTGCTGATCGGTCGCGGCAGCGATGAAGCCATCGACCTGCTGGTGCGCGCCCTGTGCGAACCCGGCCGTGATGCTGTGTTGTACACCCCACCGGTGTTCGGCATGTACGCAGTCAGTGCACGCCTGCAGAATGCGCCCGCGCTGGAAGTGCCTCTGCTGGATACCGATCAAGGCCTCGTCGCTGATATCGACGCCATTATTGCCAAGGCGAAGCAGGGCAATGCCAAGCTGGTATTCCTCTGCTCGCCGTCCAATCCTGGCGGCCTGAGCATTCCGCTGCAGCAGGTACAGGCCGTGGCCGAAGCACTGCGCGGTCAGGCGCTGGTGGTAGTCGACGAGGCTTACGGCGAGTTTGCCGATGAGCCGTCCGCGACCACGTTGATGGACCGTTTCGACAACATCGCCGTATTGCGTACCTTGTCCAAGGCACACGCACTGGCTGCGGCGCGCATTGGTAGCGTCATTGCCGATGCGGCGCTGATCGCCGTGCTGCGGTGCTGCCAGGCCCCGTATCCGGTTCCAGCGCCATGCTCGACGCTGGCGCTTGCTGGGCTCGATGATGCCGCACTTGGGCAGACACGCGCCCGTATCGCGACGGTGCGCAGCGAGCGCAGCCGGCTATGCATCGCCTTGTCGGCGCAGCATGGCGTTCGCCATGTCTACGCCTCGGATGCCAACTTCCTGCTGGTGCGCTTCAATGACGCCGACGCCGCATTCCAGGCCCTGCTGCAGGCAGGCGTGGTGGTGCGTGACCAGCGCGCCGCTCCGCAGCTGCAGGACGCCCTGCGCATCACTCTGGGCACCCCCGAACAGAACGACCGCGTCCTTGACGCACTTGCCACGCTGGAGCTCACCGCATGA
- the hisB gene encoding bifunctional histidinol-phosphatase/imidazoleglycerol-phosphate dehydratase HisB, whose protein sequence is MTPILFVDRDGTLIEEPADFQIDAYEKIRFVKNVIPAMLKLRDAGYQFVIVSNQDGLGSEGYPQASFDGPNDLMLQIFASQGITFRDVLIDPSWPQDNSPNRKPGIGMMVSYLQDRSIDWARSGMVGDRPTDIQFADNMKIRGFQLRTEQFGGEWDWDAIAHELADAPRRATVQRDTKETQIRVFVDLDKVASSKINTGLPFFDHMLDQIGRHGGFALEVEAKGDLHIDEHHTIEDTGLALGQALREALGDKRGIGRYGFTLPMDETLASAALDFSGRPYFVFDGEFKRERVGDMPTELVPHFFRSLCDASGLNLNLKVEGDNDHHKVEACFKALARALRQAIRKEGTELPSTKGAL, encoded by the coding sequence ATGACCCCCATCCTGTTTGTCGATCGCGATGGCACCTTGATCGAGGAGCCGGCCGACTTCCAGATCGACGCTTACGAGAAGATCCGCTTCGTCAAGAATGTGATCCCGGCAATGCTGAAGCTGCGCGATGCTGGCTATCAGTTCGTCATCGTTTCCAACCAGGACGGACTCGGTTCCGAAGGCTATCCGCAGGCCAGCTTCGACGGCCCGAATGACTTGATGCTGCAGATCTTTGCCAGCCAGGGCATTACGTTCCGCGATGTGCTGATCGATCCCAGCTGGCCGCAGGACAATAGCCCGAATCGCAAGCCCGGCATCGGCATGATGGTGTCCTACCTGCAGGATCGCAGCATCGATTGGGCGCGTTCGGGCATGGTCGGGGACCGGCCGACCGACATCCAGTTTGCCGACAACATGAAGATCCGCGGCTTCCAGCTGCGCACCGAGCAGTTCGGCGGCGAGTGGGATTGGGATGCGATCGCACACGAGCTGGCCGACGCACCACGCCGCGCTACCGTGCAGCGCGACACAAAAGAAACCCAGATACGCGTATTCGTCGACCTGGACAAGGTTGCCAGCTCGAAGATCAACACTGGCCTGCCTTTCTTTGATCACATGCTAGATCAGATTGGCCGTCATGGCGGCTTCGCGTTGGAAGTGGAAGCCAAAGGCGATCTGCACATCGACGAACACCACACCATCGAGGACACCGGTCTCGCGCTGGGCCAGGCCTTGCGCGAAGCGCTCGGCGACAAGCGTGGTATCGGTCGCTACGGCTTCACCTTGCCAATGGACGAAACCCTTGCCAGCGCCGCGTTGGATTTCAGTGGCCGCCCGTACTTCGTGTTCGATGGCGAGTTCAAGCGTGAACGCGTTGGTGACATGCCCACCGAATTGGTGCCGCACTTCTTCCGTTCGCTATGCGATGCCAGCGGTTTGAACCTTAATCTCAAGGTGGAGGGTGATAACGACCACCACAAGGTTGAAGCCTGCTTCAAGGCCTTGGCTCGCGCCCTGCGCCAGGCCATCCGCAAGGAAGGCACCGAGCTGCCGTCAACCAAGGGGGCCTTGTGA